One Brachybacterium aquaticum genomic region harbors:
- a CDS encoding FAD-binding and (Fe-S)-binding domain-containing protein yields MTVAPPHPRTPKLDTDVVARHALAHDASHYLLVPEAVTSPATEAEVVALLAEATRSRRPLTFRSGGSSLSGQAQSASVLADVRTGFRTLEVLDEGARVRVGPGVTLARVNAHLRRYRRRLGPDPASEIACTIGGVIANNSSGMAAGIQENSYRTLESLRFVLPSGTVVDTSHEAADARLRREEPALHAGLVRLMRRVRENSESVRVLRERFALKNTMGYGLNALLDFDEPVEVLAHLMVGSEGTLGFVAEAVFRTVPVQAHVTTGLLVLPSLQAATAALPEVVASQVATAELLDARSLQVAQALPGAPEEIRGLAVDGHAALLIEHRADEEGALADLGASAQHLADGLGLAAPFAMTTDPARRAALWTTRKGLYAAVAGARPSGSTALLEDVAVPVPALEATCAGLQGLFDRHGYEAPVIFGHAKDGNIHFLLNERLESGGDRLEAFTEDMVELVLGHGGNLKAEHGTGRVMAPFVERQYGPELTDVMRELKRLVDPAGILNPGVVLTEDPSAHMRDLKPVVGIEEEADRCVECGYCEPVCPSRDLTLTPRQRIVLRRDAALAEQRGDAATAAAIRGAYEYQGLQTCAADGMCVTACPVGIDTGDLVRRLRAEGNGKAPNAAWSAAAGNWDLVTRGASAAMGVAGALPRALPRAATTAARAVLGEDLVPDYRPELPRRGGPVRRGGGRGRASADEIAVYLPACVHTMFGAESEDQGRGVPPALGLLAERAGVRLVVPDGAASLCCGTPFSSKGMTDAKTQMHERVRQAAGAASRGGELPVVVDAASCTEGFLGALEGTGIEVVDAVTFVREHLLDRLEVTERVASVTVHPTCSTTHLGATADLVAIAEACADEVVVPTDWGCCGYAGDRGMLHPELTASATRAEAAEVARRQTDWYVSANRTCEIGMRAATGKSYRHVLELLEAVTR; encoded by the coding sequence ATGACCGTCGCACCGCCGCACCCCCGCACGCCGAAGCTCGACACCGATGTCGTCGCCCGTCACGCCCTCGCGCACGACGCCTCCCACTACCTCCTCGTCCCCGAGGCGGTGACCTCCCCCGCGACCGAGGCGGAGGTCGTCGCGCTGCTCGCGGAGGCCACGAGGTCCCGCCGGCCGCTGACCTTCCGCTCGGGCGGCTCGAGCCTGTCCGGGCAGGCGCAGTCCGCCTCGGTGCTCGCCGATGTGCGCACCGGGTTCCGGACGCTGGAGGTGCTGGACGAGGGGGCGCGCGTGCGCGTCGGGCCCGGCGTGACCCTCGCCCGCGTCAACGCTCACCTGCGCCGCTACCGGCGCCGGCTCGGCCCGGACCCGGCCTCGGAGATCGCGTGCACGATCGGCGGGGTCATCGCCAACAACTCCTCCGGCATGGCGGCCGGGATCCAGGAGAACTCCTACCGCACGCTCGAGTCGCTGCGGTTCGTGCTGCCGTCCGGCACGGTCGTCGACACCTCCCACGAGGCGGCCGACGCGCGCCTGCGGCGCGAGGAGCCGGCTCTGCACGCGGGGCTCGTGCGCCTGATGCGACGGGTGCGGGAGAACTCCGAGTCGGTGCGGGTGCTGCGCGAGCGCTTCGCGCTGAAGAACACGATGGGCTACGGCCTGAACGCGCTGCTGGACTTCGACGAGCCCGTCGAGGTGCTCGCCCATCTCATGGTCGGCTCCGAGGGGACGCTCGGCTTCGTCGCGGAGGCCGTGTTCCGCACCGTTCCGGTGCAGGCCCATGTCACCACCGGCCTGCTCGTGCTGCCCTCGCTGCAGGCCGCGACCGCGGCGTTGCCCGAGGTGGTCGCCTCCCAGGTCGCGACGGCCGAGCTGCTCGATGCCCGCTCCCTGCAGGTCGCCCAGGCCCTGCCCGGCGCGCCCGAGGAGATCCGGGGCCTCGCGGTCGACGGGCATGCGGCGCTGCTCATCGAGCACCGGGCCGACGAGGAGGGCGCGCTCGCGGACCTCGGCGCCTCCGCCCAGCACCTCGCGGACGGGCTCGGGCTCGCCGCGCCCTTCGCGATGACCACCGATCCCGCCCGGCGGGCGGCGCTGTGGACCACCCGCAAGGGGCTCTACGCGGCGGTCGCCGGGGCGCGGCCGTCCGGCTCCACCGCCCTGCTCGAGGACGTGGCCGTGCCGGTGCCGGCGCTCGAGGCGACCTGCGCCGGGCTGCAGGGGCTGTTCGACCGCCACGGCTACGAGGCGCCGGTGATCTTCGGGCACGCCAAGGACGGCAACATCCACTTCCTGCTGAACGAGCGGCTCGAGAGCGGCGGCGACCGGCTCGAGGCGTTCACCGAGGACATGGTCGAGCTCGTGCTCGGCCACGGCGGCAACCTCAAGGCCGAGCACGGCACCGGGCGGGTCATGGCCCCGTTCGTCGAGCGGCAGTACGGACCCGAGCTCACGGACGTCATGCGCGAGCTGAAGCGGCTCGTGGACCCCGCCGGGATCCTGAACCCGGGCGTGGTGCTCACCGAGGACCCGTCGGCCCACATGCGCGACCTCAAGCCCGTGGTCGGGATCGAGGAGGAGGCCGACCGCTGCGTGGAATGCGGCTACTGCGAGCCGGTGTGCCCGAGCCGCGACCTCACCCTCACCCCGCGCCAGCGGATCGTGCTGCGGCGCGATGCGGCGCTGGCCGAGCAGCGCGGCGATGCAGCGACCGCCGCGGCGATCCGCGGCGCCTACGAGTACCAGGGCCTGCAGACCTGCGCGGCCGACGGGATGTGCGTGACCGCCTGCCCCGTCGGCATCGACACCGGTGACCTGGTGCGGCGCCTGCGCGCCGAGGGGAACGGGAAGGCCCCCAACGCCGCCTGGTCCGCGGCGGCGGGGAACTGGGACCTCGTCACCCGCGGGGCGTCGGCCGCGATGGGCGTGGCGGGCGCCCTGCCCAGGGCGCTGCCGCGGGCGGCGACCACGGCAGCGCGGGCCGTGCTCGGGGAGGATCTCGTGCCCGACTACCGGCCCGAGCTGCCCCGACGGGGCGGGCCGGTGCGGCGCGGCGGCGGGCGCGGCCGAGCCTCGGCCGACGAGATCGCCGTGTACCTCCCGGCCTGCGTGCACACCATGTTCGGCGCCGAGAGCGAGGACCAGGGCCGCGGGGTGCCGCCGGCCCTCGGACTCCTCGCCGAGCGGGCGGGGGTGCGGCTCGTCGTCCCGGACGGTGCGGCCTCGCTCTGCTGCGGCACCCCCTTCTCCTCCAAGGGCATGACGGACGCGAAGACACAGATGCACGAACGGGTGCGGCAGGCGGCGGGTGCGGCGAGCCGCGGCGGGGAGCTCCCCGTGGTGGTCGACGCCGCGAGCTGCACCGAGGGCTTCCTCGGCGCGCTCGAGGGCACCGGGATCGAGGTGGTCGATGCGGTGACCTTCGTGCGCGAGCACCTCTTGGACCGGCTCGAGGTGACCGAACGCGTCGCCTCCGTGACCGTGCACCCCACCTGCTCGACCACGCACCTCGGGGCGACCGCGGATCTGGTCGCGATCGCCGAGGCCTGCGCCGACGAGGTCGTGGTCCCCACCGACTGGGGCTGCTGCGGCTATGCGGGCGACCGCGGCATGCTGCACCCCGAGCTCACCGCCTCCGCCACCCGCGCGGAGGCGGCGGAGGTGGCGCGGCGGCAGACCGACTGGTACGTGTCGGCGAACCGCACCTGCGAGATCGGGATGCGCGCCGCGACCGGGAAGAGCTACCGGCACGTGCTCGAGCTGCTGGAGGCGGTCACGCGCTGA
- the pulA gene encoding pullulanase-type alpha-1,6-glucosidase, giving the protein MSVIPALRRPLALVTALVMASAAFLAAVPTALALGPDQPVLVGSLQDELGCAEDWMAACETTALAPTAEAGVWQSTLEVPAGQWEVKAALGGSWDESYGLDGGDQNIPLAVAAPTAVTFRFDAATKRLSVALAEQGGEYTDADAELASAPYRHPGGGEIFYFVLTDRFENGDPDNDTGGIDGDRLQHGFDPTDKGFYQGGDIAGLHQQLDYIENLGMTSIWLTPSFTNNPVQGEGADASAGYHGYWITDFTTIDPHLGTNEELKAVIEDAHSRGIKVYFDIIVNHTADLIDYEEGQYSYIDQATSPYRDAAGNPVDVTALAQSPDFPQLDPATSFPYTPVRDESKPAMVPDALNDVTMYHNRGNSTWEGESVTFGDFDGLDDLMTEDPRVLATMEDIYTTWMDFGIDGFRIDTAKHVDREFWKAFTATLVEHQGATPAGEQFFTFGEVYDADARLLSPYVRETDMDSVLDFAYQSAATNWAKGFTARGMAGLFAADDYYTTPGSSAADLPTFVGNHDMGRIGNLLQGSDRLDERSALAHSTMLLTRGQPVIYYGDEQGFVGDGADKDARQSLFPSQVPSYLDDTLIDGTPYGTGAHFDTSAQLYPLISELAQLRSSTPALATGAQIELYAEDGSGVYAFSRVDREEQVEHLVALNNAGQARTVTLTTLTPGATYEVLHGEGGPVTAAADGTLELTVPSLGALVLRANAPVAPAGDAQDITLTPANGGKVEGLAPISAAVAADRWAETTFSYRVAGEAGWTALGTAEDDTPRVFHDVSGLAPGTLIEYRAVSTDAAGQRVAASTTAVVGADLSAAGPEDGGSTGGDMVTVPGSHNAAMGCPGDWQPDCAQARLTLDEASGKYTGTFDVPAGDYAYKVAIGGSWDENYGAGGVPGGADISYTHAGGPLTFWYDPTTHVVMNSAQGPLITLPGSFNAALGCEGDWAPDCLRTWMQDADGDGIYTFSTDALPRGSYEVKVAHGGSWEESYGVDGARDGANYSFSTEDGKIVTFSYELATHRLTIEASDSLTVGSGKQLGHLVDAGTVAWPSNLVGDADGTRWELFSSADGGIATADGEVTGGESLGELTLRDGGLTEAELAGRGHLKDFLALDLPEIDRAVLEEALRGELALAQYGPDGLEVLTGLQIPGILDDLYGEAAGSAELGVTWSDGVPTLSLWAPTAKSVTLRLHGDAETASAADDAPATEVVMERGEGGVWTAVGDESWTDQAYTYAVEVFVPSLGKVVTNTVTDPYSVGLTLNSRHSVVLDLADPRWAPEVWSSTPAPQVDQFADQTIYELHLRDFSAGDEALPEELRGSYAAFGHPDSAGTARLAELAEAGMTTVHLLPTFDIATIEEDRTKQLRPEIPADAGPASEAQQAAVTAVADQDAYNWGYDPLHYMAPEGSYATEGHQVGGERTREFRSMVGALHGMGLQVVLDQVYNHTAAHGQADKSVLDRVVPGYYQRLNLEGAVENSTCCSNVATENLMAEKLMVDSVVLWAREYRVDGFRFDLMGHHSVDNMVAVREALDALTLEADGIDGKSVYLYGEGWDFGEVSGNARFTQATQGQLGGTSIGTFNDRLRDAVHGGGPFDEDKRTGQGFGTGLVTMPNGHATGSEAEQRADLLHRTDLIRLGMAGNLADYELLGSTGEVVRGDQLDYNGSPAGYATRPEETVNYVDAHDNEALYDLGVWKLPQDTPADVRARMSTLSLATVTLGQSPSFWAGGTDLLRSKSMDRDSYNSGDHFNVIDWTEQDNRFGNGLPPAEKNGEAWGMIAPMLEDPEKSPSPEDIALSADMSLDLLRIRSSTPLITLGDAELIRQKVTFPNAGPDATAGLLVMRIDDTVGEDVDPALDGLVTVFNASGEPLTEQIEGMEGLGYQLHEVQASGADEIVKGATWDQATGTVTVPAHTVAVFVAPQDGGSGEEPGEEPGNGGHPGNGNGKDKGNGPPDHAGQPGRPDHADQQGPPEHSNAGGNGKGNGNNGNGNGNNGNGNGNGKWKGNSGKGS; this is encoded by the coding sequence ATGTCGGTCATCCCCGCCCTCCGCCGCCCGCTCGCGCTCGTCACCGCCCTGGTGATGGCGTCGGCCGCCTTCCTCGCCGCGGTGCCGACCGCGCTCGCCCTCGGACCGGACCAGCCCGTGCTGGTCGGGTCCCTGCAGGACGAGCTCGGCTGCGCAGAGGACTGGATGGCCGCCTGCGAGACCACCGCCCTCGCCCCCACCGCCGAGGCCGGCGTGTGGCAGTCGACCCTCGAGGTCCCCGCCGGGCAGTGGGAGGTCAAGGCCGCGCTCGGCGGCAGCTGGGACGAGTCCTACGGCCTGGACGGCGGGGACCAGAACATCCCGCTCGCCGTCGCGGCGCCCACCGCGGTGACCTTCCGCTTCGACGCCGCGACCAAGCGGCTGTCCGTGGCCCTCGCCGAGCAGGGCGGGGAATACACGGACGCCGACGCCGAGCTCGCGTCGGCCCCCTACCGCCACCCCGGCGGCGGCGAGATCTTCTACTTCGTGCTCACCGACCGGTTCGAGAACGGCGATCCGGACAACGACACCGGCGGCATCGACGGCGACCGGCTCCAGCACGGCTTCGACCCCACCGACAAGGGCTTCTACCAGGGCGGCGACATCGCCGGCCTGCACCAGCAGCTGGACTACATCGAAAACCTGGGGATGACCTCGATCTGGCTGACCCCCTCGTTCACCAACAACCCCGTGCAGGGCGAGGGCGCGGACGCGAGCGCCGGCTACCACGGCTACTGGATCACCGACTTCACCACGATCGACCCGCACCTGGGCACGAACGAGGAGCTCAAGGCGGTGATCGAGGACGCGCACTCGCGCGGCATCAAGGTGTACTTCGACATCATCGTCAACCACACCGCGGACCTCATCGACTACGAGGAGGGCCAGTACTCCTACATCGACCAGGCCACCTCCCCCTACCGCGATGCGGCCGGGAACCCCGTGGACGTCACCGCGCTCGCCCAGTCCCCCGACTTCCCGCAGCTCGATCCGGCCACGTCCTTCCCCTACACGCCCGTTCGCGACGAGTCCAAGCCCGCCATGGTGCCGGACGCCCTGAACGACGTGACGATGTACCACAACCGCGGCAACTCGACGTGGGAGGGCGAGTCGGTGACCTTCGGGGACTTCGACGGCCTGGACGACCTCATGACCGAGGACCCGCGGGTGCTGGCGACCATGGAGGACATCTACACGACCTGGATGGACTTCGGGATCGACGGGTTCCGCATCGACACCGCCAAGCACGTGGACCGCGAGTTCTGGAAGGCCTTCACCGCCACGCTCGTCGAGCACCAGGGCGCCACCCCGGCCGGGGAGCAGTTCTTCACCTTCGGCGAGGTGTACGACGCCGATGCGCGACTGCTCTCCCCCTACGTGCGCGAGACCGACATGGACTCGGTGCTCGACTTCGCCTACCAGTCCGCGGCGACGAACTGGGCCAAGGGCTTCACCGCCCGCGGCATGGCCGGGCTCTTCGCGGCCGACGACTACTACACGACCCCCGGCTCCTCCGCCGCGGACCTGCCCACCTTCGTGGGCAACCACGACATGGGCCGCATCGGGAACCTGCTCCAGGGCTCCGACCGGCTCGACGAGCGCTCCGCCCTCGCGCACTCCACCATGCTGCTCACCCGCGGCCAGCCGGTGATCTACTACGGCGACGAGCAGGGCTTCGTGGGCGACGGCGCGGACAAGGACGCCCGCCAGTCCCTGTTCCCGAGCCAGGTCCCCTCCTACCTCGACGACACCCTCATCGACGGCACCCCCTACGGGACCGGCGCGCACTTCGACACCTCCGCGCAGCTGTACCCGCTGATCAGCGAGCTGGCGCAGCTGCGCAGCAGCACCCCGGCGCTCGCCACCGGTGCGCAGATCGAGCTGTACGCCGAGGACGGCTCGGGCGTGTACGCCTTCTCCCGCGTGGACCGCGAGGAGCAGGTCGAGCACCTGGTCGCGCTGAACAACGCAGGCCAGGCCCGCACCGTCACCCTCACCACCCTCACCCCGGGCGCCACCTACGAGGTGCTGCACGGCGAGGGCGGGCCGGTGACCGCCGCGGCCGACGGCACCCTCGAGCTGACCGTCCCCTCCCTCGGCGCGCTCGTGCTGCGGGCGAACGCCCCGGTCGCCCCGGCCGGTGACGCGCAGGACATCACCCTCACCCCGGCGAACGGCGGGAAGGTCGAGGGCCTCGCCCCGATCAGCGCCGCCGTCGCCGCGGACCGATGGGCCGAGACGACCTTCTCCTACCGCGTGGCGGGCGAGGCCGGCTGGACCGCGCTCGGCACCGCCGAGGACGACACCCCGCGGGTCTTCCACGACGTCTCCGGCCTCGCCCCCGGCACGCTGATCGAGTACCGCGCGGTCTCCACCGACGCGGCCGGGCAGCGCGTGGCCGCCTCGACCACCGCCGTGGTCGGTGCGGACCTCTCCGCCGCCGGTCCCGAGGACGGCGGCAGCACCGGCGGGGACATGGTCACCGTCCCCGGCTCGCACAACGCCGCGATGGGCTGCCCCGGCGACTGGCAGCCCGACTGCGCGCAGGCGCGGCTGACCCTGGACGAGGCGTCCGGGAAGTACACCGGCACCTTCGACGTGCCCGCCGGCGACTACGCCTACAAGGTCGCGATCGGCGGCTCCTGGGACGAGAACTACGGCGCGGGCGGCGTGCCCGGCGGCGCCGACATCTCCTACACCCACGCAGGCGGGCCGCTGACCTTCTGGTACGACCCGACCACCCACGTGGTCATGAACTCCGCGCAGGGCCCGCTCATCACCCTGCCCGGCTCCTTCAACGCGGCGCTCGGCTGCGAGGGCGACTGGGCCCCCGACTGCCTGCGCACCTGGATGCAGGACGCCGACGGCGACGGGATCTACACCTTCTCCACCGACGCCCTGCCCCGCGGGTCGTACGAGGTGAAGGTCGCGCATGGGGGATCGTGGGAGGAGTCCTACGGTGTGGACGGTGCCCGCGACGGCGCCAACTACTCCTTCTCCACCGAGGACGGGAAGATCGTGACCTTCTCCTACGAGCTCGCCACCCACCGCCTCACCATCGAGGCCTCCGATTCGCTGACCGTCGGGAGCGGCAAGCAGCTCGGGCATCTGGTGGACGCCGGCACCGTCGCGTGGCCGTCGAACCTGGTCGGCGATGCGGACGGGACGCGCTGGGAGCTCTTCTCGTCGGCCGACGGGGGCATCGCCACCGCCGACGGCGAGGTCACCGGCGGCGAGAGCCTCGGCGAGCTGACCCTGCGGGACGGCGGCCTCACCGAGGCCGAGCTCGCCGGGCGCGGGCACCTGAAGGACTTCCTCGCCCTCGACCTGCCCGAGATCGACCGGGCCGTGCTCGAGGAGGCGCTGCGCGGCGAGCTGGCGCTCGCCCAGTACGGGCCGGACGGGCTCGAGGTCCTCACCGGCCTGCAGATCCCGGGGATCCTCGATGACCTGTACGGCGAGGCGGCCGGCTCCGCGGAGCTCGGCGTCACCTGGAGCGACGGGGTCCCCACCCTGTCGCTGTGGGCGCCGACCGCGAAGAGCGTCACCCTGCGCCTGCACGGCGACGCCGAGACCGCGAGCGCTGCCGACGACGCCCCGGCGACCGAGGTCGTGATGGAGCGCGGCGAGGGCGGGGTGTGGACCGCCGTCGGCGATGAGTCCTGGACAGACCAGGCCTACACCTACGCGGTGGAGGTGTTCGTCCCCTCCCTCGGGAAGGTCGTCACCAACACCGTCACCGACCCCTACTCGGTGGGCCTGACCCTGAACTCCCGCCACTCCGTCGTGCTGGACCTCGCGGACCCGCGCTGGGCCCCCGAGGTGTGGAGCTCCACCCCGGCGCCGCAGGTGGACCAGTTCGCGGACCAGACCATCTACGAGCTGCACCTGCGGGACTTCTCCGCCGGTGACGAGGCGCTGCCCGAGGAGCTGCGCGGCAGCTACGCGGCCTTCGGCCATCCGGACTCCGCCGGCACCGCACGCCTCGCCGAGCTCGCCGAGGCGGGCATGACCACCGTGCACCTGCTGCCCACCTTCGACATCGCCACGATCGAGGAGGACCGGACCAAGCAGCTCCGGCCGGAGATCCCGGCCGATGCGGGCCCCGCCTCCGAGGCGCAGCAGGCGGCCGTCACCGCGGTCGCCGACCAGGACGCCTACAACTGGGGCTACGACCCGCTGCACTACATGGCCCCCGAGGGCTCGTACGCGACCGAGGGCCACCAGGTGGGCGGCGAGCGCACGCGCGAGTTCCGCTCCATGGTGGGCGCGCTGCACGGCATGGGCCTGCAGGTCGTGCTCGACCAGGTGTACAACCACACCGCCGCGCACGGCCAGGCCGACAAGTCCGTGCTGGACCGCGTGGTGCCCGGCTACTACCAGCGGCTGAACCTCGAGGGCGCGGTGGAGAACTCCACCTGCTGCTCGAACGTCGCCACCGAGAACCTGATGGCCGAGAAGCTCATGGTCGACAGCGTGGTGCTGTGGGCGCGCGAGTACCGGGTGGACGGCTTCCGCTTCGACCTCATGGGCCACCACAGCGTGGACAACATGGTCGCGGTGCGCGAGGCGCTCGATGCGCTCACGCTCGAGGCCGACGGGATCGACGGCAAGTCCGTCTACCTCTACGGCGAGGGCTGGGACTTCGGCGAGGTGTCCGGCAACGCCCGCTTCACCCAGGCCACGCAGGGGCAGCTGGGCGGGACGTCGATCGGCACCTTCAACGACCGGCTGCGGGACGCCGTCCACGGCGGCGGCCCCTTCGACGAGGACAAACGCACCGGGCAGGGCTTCGGCACGGGCCTGGTGACCATGCCGAACGGTCACGCGACCGGGAGCGAGGCCGAGCAGCGCGCCGACCTGCTCCACCGCACCGACCTGATCCGCCTCGGCATGGCCGGCAACCTCGCCGACTACGAGCTGCTCGGCTCGACCGGCGAGGTGGTGCGCGGGGACCAGCTGGACTACAACGGCTCCCCCGCCGGCTACGCCACCCGTCCCGAGGAGACGGTGAACTACGTGGACGCCCACGACAACGAGGCGCTGTACGACCTCGGCGTGTGGAAGCTCCCGCAGGACACCCCCGCCGACGTGCGGGCGAGGATGAGCACCCTGTCGCTCGCGACCGTGACGCTCGGCCAGTCCCCCTCGTTCTGGGCCGGCGGCACCGACCTGCTGCGCTCGAAGTCCATGGACCGCGACAGCTACAACTCCGGCGACCACTTCAACGTGATCGACTGGACGGAGCAGGACAACCGCTTCGGCAACGGCCTGCCGCCCGCGGAGAAGAACGGCGAGGCCTGGGGCATGATCGCCCCGATGCTCGAGGACCCGGAGAAGTCCCCCTCCCCGGAGGACATCGCGCTGAGTGCCGACATGAGCCTGGACCTGCTGCGCATCCGCTCCTCCACCCCGCTGATCACCCTCGGCGACGCCGAGCTGATCCGCCAGAAGGTCACCTTCCCGAACGCCGGCCCCGACGCCACCGCGGGCCTGCTGGTGATGCGGATCGACGACACCGTGGGCGAGGACGTGGACCCGGCGCTGGACGGCCTGGTCACCGTGTTCAACGCCTCCGGGGAGCCGCTCACCGAGCAGATCGAGGGAATGGAGGGTCTCGGCTACCAGCTCCACGAGGTCCAGGCCTCCGGCGCCGACGAGATCGTCAAGGGCGCGACCTGGGACCAGGCGACCGGCACGGTCACCGTCCCGGCGCACACCGTCGCGGTGTTCGTCGCCCCGCAGGACGGCGGCAGCGGTGAGGAGCCGGGTGAGGAGCCGGGCAACGGCGGCCACCCCGGCAACGGGAACGGGAAGGACAAGGGCAACGGCCCGCCCGACCACGCCGGCCAGCCCGGACGTCCCGACCACGCCGACCAGCAGGGCCCGCCGGAGCACTCCAACGCCGGCGGCAACGGCAAGGGGAACGGGAACAACGGGAACGGGAACGGGAACAACGGGAACGGGAACGGGAACGGGAAGTGGAAGGGCAACAGCGGCAAGGGCAGCTGA
- a CDS encoding Fic family protein translates to MDRDRPSRASIHARLDAALAQLHDNLGGLPTRRQAAYVWDGIWHEEAHHSTALEGNTLVLREVEHLLDSNRALGAKTLTEYAEAKGYGAAATWVYGQAREPGEWSTGQLITMTEIRRIHHELMAPVWAFDPHPDATEREAPGPLGEHDIHPFEQGMTPPSWPLVPAELAAWVDGVNSGVLERGDGPLPERLAKMHNDAERIHPFVDRNGRTGRLVMNLLLVRLDHPPVIILKKQRDRCLDAMGKADVGDYDPLGELLARAMIDNLNRFILPSIAGPAKLVPLAALSDMALSVAALRLAASKGRLDAEKRSDGQWLSSRAAVETYKASRKHAGRQPLE, encoded by the coding sequence ATGGATCGAGATCGGCCTTCGAGGGCATCGATCCATGCGCGACTGGATGCGGCACTCGCCCAGCTCCACGACAACCTCGGCGGTCTGCCCACGCGCCGTCAGGCGGCGTACGTCTGGGACGGCATCTGGCATGAGGAAGCACACCATTCCACGGCGCTCGAGGGCAACACGCTCGTGCTTCGCGAAGTGGAGCATCTGCTGGACAGCAACCGTGCGCTGGGAGCCAAGACCCTGACGGAGTACGCCGAGGCGAAGGGATACGGCGCGGCGGCGACCTGGGTCTACGGACAGGCACGCGAACCCGGCGAATGGTCGACGGGACAGCTGATCACCATGACGGAGATCCGGAGGATCCACCATGAGCTGATGGCACCCGTCTGGGCGTTCGACCCGCACCCGGACGCCACGGAACGGGAGGCACCGGGACCATTGGGGGAGCATGACATCCATCCGTTCGAGCAGGGGATGACCCCTCCGTCCTGGCCCCTCGTGCCGGCTGAGCTCGCTGCCTGGGTGGACGGCGTCAACAGTGGAGTGCTCGAGCGCGGTGACGGACCGCTGCCGGAGCGGCTCGCGAAGATGCACAACGACGCCGAGCGGATCCACCCGTTCGTCGACCGCAACGGGCGGACCGGCCGGCTGGTGATGAACCTGCTGCTGGTCCGGCTCGATCACCCGCCTGTCATCATCCTCAAGAAGCAGCGGGACAGGTGCCTGGACGCGATGGGGAAAGCGGATGTCGGCGATTACGACCCCCTGGGAGAGCTCCTCGCTCGGGCGATGATCGACAACCTGAACCGGTTCATCCTCCCGAGCATCGCGGGGCCCGCAAAGCTCGTCCCACTCGCTGCCCTGTCGGACATGGCGCTCAGCGTCGCCGCCCTGCGCCTTGCCGCGAGCAAGGGGAGGCTCGATGCCGAGAAGAGATCCGACGGTCAGTGGCTCAGCTCCCGGGCGGCCGTAGAGACGTACAAGGCGAGCCGCAAGCATGCCGGGAGGCAGCCCCTCGAGTGA
- a CDS encoding Lrp/AsnC family transcriptional regulator — protein MERLDDLDRRLLSELRTDGRAPISALAGRLGVSRATVASRIERLTADGVIVGFTVRVRDTADPATVRATSFIEVEGRSTDRVIAQLRGLPEIQSLHTTNGGWDLVAEIACEDLAAFDDVLRRIRAIEGVVNSETSLLLSSVLR, from the coding sequence ATGGAGCGCCTCGACGATCTCGACCGACGCCTGCTGTCCGAGCTGCGCACCGACGGCCGCGCCCCGATCAGCGCGCTCGCCGGGCGGCTCGGGGTCTCGCGCGCCACGGTCGCCAGCCGCATCGAGCGGCTCACGGCCGACGGGGTGATCGTCGGCTTCACGGTCCGGGTGCGCGACACCGCCGACCCCGCCACCGTGCGGGCCACCTCCTTCATCGAGGTCGAGGGCCGCTCCACCGACCGGGTCATCGCCCAGCTGCGCGGCCTGCCCGAGATCCAGTCCCTGCACACCACCAATGGCGGCTGGGACCTCGTCGCGGAGATCGCCTGCGAGGACCTCGCCGCCTTCGACGACGTGCTGCGCCGCATCCGCGCCATCGAGGGTGTGGTCAACAGCGAGACGAGCCTGCTGCTCAGCTCCGTGCTGCGCTGA